The Haploplasma axanthum region CGCCTTTAAAAATGTACCTGCAGTAGTTAATTTAGTTGCAAAGAATCTATTCTCAACTAAACCTTTTTGTACTTTGTTTGCATCATCTTTATTAACAATTGCAATAATTAATTTCATTTTTAATCACCTCATATGTATATTTTATCATATTTTTATTGATTTAATAAGATTTCTAGAAATAATTTCATCATTATGCATTTCATCAATCAATTCTTCTTTTGAATTAAACTTCATTTCATCTCTAATTCTCTCAACAAAAGACACTCTAACAATCTTATCATATATTATTTTATCATAGTCTAGTATATATACTTCCATTTTTCTAGTTTTACTATAATTAACTGTTGGATTATTTCCAATATTACAAATTCCAAAATGCATTTTACTATCAATAAAAAATTTTACTAAATAAACTCCATTTTTAGGAAGAAAACTATCTTTATATTGAATATTAGCTGTAGGAAAGCCCAATGTTTTTCCTACTTTATTGCCATGCTCTACGTAGCCATCAATAAAATATTCATAACCAAGTAATTCATTTGCACTATGTAGTTCACCTTTTAAGAGCAATTCTTTAATCATTGAAGTTGATATTCTATGATTACTACCAATAACATCATCAACTACTACTACATCAAAATGGACTTTTAAATCATTAATTGTTCCACTTCCGTTTTTAGCAAATCTTGCATCTCTTCCAATTACCATTCTTACTACACCTAAATCTTTTAAGTTTTGAATAAACTCATCAATACTCAAAGATGCAAAATCATGATTAAAATCTGCAATAAACAAATAATCAATATTTTCTTCTTTTAATAATTCAATTTTATTTTCAATACTCAATAAGGTTTGAAACCCATCTCTTCCAAATAAAACTTGTGGGTGGGGATCAAGTGTCAATGCACCACTCTTAGTATCCTTATAACTTTTAACAATATTAAAAAGCTTTTGATGACCCAAATGAACACCATCAAAATTTCCAATAGTTAATGTGAGCGGTCCGACATTATTCCAATTAGTTGTACTTAATTTAATTATTTCCATCATCATTTATCATATTTAAATAAAGATTAAATATGTCCTTTCTTAATCTATTCCATCCACTTTAAAAAATTATAAGTGGCTTATAAGTATTATTTTCAATACATTCATATAAAGCGATTAAATTATTTGCCTCATCATAAACTAAAAATGGGGAATCAGTTATTATCTGTCTTTCATCGAGATAAATTCCATTTTTTACTAATTTAATCATATAATCATTCAAGATTAATTTATTTGCATCTTTATAGATTGTTGGAATATCAATAATATTTTCTTTTGTTAATAAATCTAAATCAACTGCATCATTTATAGAATACTTAGCTATTTTAATTCTTTTTAATTCTTTCAATGCTCCAAAAGTTCCTAAACTACTTGCAATATCAACAGCCAAACTTCTAATATATGTTCCTTTTGAAACATGTGTAATAAATTCAAATTCATTCTTCACCTTAGTATCACTAAAATTTAGACTATAGATTGATACTTCTCGTTTTTCAACTTCAATATCAATCCCACTTCTTGCATATTCATAAAGTTTTTTTCCATCTTTTTTTATTGCTGAATAAATAGGTGGTGCTTGTAAATAAGTTTTAGTAAAATCTTTTTCTATACTTTTTATTTCTTGATAACTTATAACTTTATCATCACTACTAATTATATTTCCAGTAACATCGTATGTATCATAGTGATTATTAAGTTTAAGAATCCCTTCATATACTTTATCAGCATTAATAAAATTATTTACAAGTTTTGTAGCTTTTCCAACACATAGAATCAATAGACCTTCAGCGAATGGATCTAATGTACCTGTATGTCCTATTTTATTGGTTTTTAAAATTTTTTTTGCAGTTCTAATAACATCGTAAGATGTTATACCTTTCGGTTTATTGACTAATATTATTCCATCCATGAAATCACCTTTTATATTATATCATAGATACGATAGTTTAAATAATTTACCAGCAGTAATTTATTTAAAAATGATTAACATTATTAATGCTAAGATTGCTGGAAAACCTTGGACAACAAGAATTTTTTTAGATGATGTTAAAGCACCAAACACTGCAGCAACAATAACACAACTAACAAAAAATATGCCTGAGATAAATCGAAAATCATAAGGAAATAAAAATGCAGACAAAACTAACCCTACAGCTAAAAATCCATTATACAAACCTTGATTTGCAAACATAACTTTAACTTTTTTATTTTTTAAAAACTCATCACTTAAACCAAAACTTCTTTTTGCTGCTTTTGATGTAATTGCAAACATTTCTAAATATAGAATATAAAAATGTTCAAGAGCAACAATCATAATAAACACTATTGATATTATTGACATATTTTCACCTATATCCATTTAGAGAACTTTTCAGCTTCTAATCTAACAGAATCATAACCTGTTTCAATTGCTTTACCAATCGAAACTATTAAAACTGGAACATATCGATTAGAATCATATCCTAAAGCATCTGCAATTTTATCTTCTTCAAATCCACCAATTGGACATGTATCATATCCATACTCTTTAGCAACTAACATTAATTGCATTGCAAATAAACTAGCATCAATTTTTACAACATCATTCATTTTTTGTCTTGTAAAGTTTTTATAATATGGAACAATCGTTGCTAACTGTCTTTCACTTACTTCTTTATCCATTTTACCTTCATTAACAGCTTTATTATATATTTCATCTGCATATTCATAACATTTCATATCGCCAAATATTACTAACATTGCTGCTGAAGTATCATTTTGTCTAGTATTAAATCTTATTAAAGGTCTAAGAAGTTCTTTTCCTTCTTTTGACTCTACAATTGCTACTCTCCATGGTTGCATATTTACTGAAGATGGTGCTTTAGCAGCCTCATTTAAAATTTCTTTCATTTCATCTTTATTTATTTTAATTTTATCATCATATACTCTAATTGATTTACGTTTAATTTCTTTAAAATCCATTTTAATTTCTCCTTATTTTTTATCTAATAAAAGAAAAACCCTTATTAGGGTTTTTGAAATTACTTATTTGCTTTAATCCAAGTTTCCATTAGGTGTTTAGGTTTAAAACCTGCTTCTCTAACTTTTTCTTTTCCATCCTTATAAACTACAACAGTTGGAATTGATTGTATACCAGCAGAAACTGCTAAATCACGGTAACTTTCAATATTAACTCTATAGAATGTAACATCTGTAATCTCTTTACTTAATTCCTCTAATACTGGTTTTAACATTTGACATGGTCCACACCAATCAGCGTAGTATTGAATTAAAACTGGTTTTCCTGAACCTACTAATTCATCAATAGGTTGTCCTTGATATTCATGCATCTATATTCACCCTTTCATATAAGTATGTACTAATTATAATTTAATCTTTATTTTTATTCAAGAAGTATGCCCTATTTTAGTGTTATAACTGTAACACCATTTAGTCCTTCTCCCTCTTGTCCATAACGGTGTGAGGCAATTAACTTTGATTTTGCAATATAATCATAAACTGCTTTTCTAACTGCACCTGTTCCAAATCCATGAATAATTGTTAATGAATGAAGATTTGATATTAAGGCTTTATCAATTGCTTTATCAAGTTCATC contains the following coding sequences:
- the trxA gene encoding thioredoxin yields the protein MHEYQGQPIDELVGSGKPVLIQYYADWCGPCQMLKPVLEELSKEITDVTFYRVNIESYRDLAVSAGIQSIPTVVVYKDGKEKVREAGFKPKHLMETWIKANK
- a CDS encoding DUF1304 domain-containing protein; this encodes MSIISIVFIMIVALEHFYILYLEMFAITSKAAKRSFGLSDEFLKNKKVKVMFANQGLYNGFLAVGLVLSAFLFPYDFRFISGIFFVSCVIVAAVFGALTSSKKILVVQGFPAILALIMLIIFK
- the truB gene encoding tRNA pseudouridine(55) synthase TruB, which codes for MDGIILVNKPKGITSYDVIRTAKKILKTNKIGHTGTLDPFAEGLLILCVGKATKLVNNFINADKVYEGILKLNNHYDTYDVTGNIISSDDKVISYQEIKSIEKDFTKTYLQAPPIYSAIKKDGKKLYEYARSGIDIEVEKREVSIYSLNFSDTKVKNEFEFITHVSKGTYIRSLAVDIASSLGTFGALKELKRIKIAKYSINDAVDLDLLTKENIIDIPTIYKDANKLILNDYMIKLVKNGIYLDERQIITDSPFLVYDEANNLIALYECIENNTYKPLIIF
- a CDS encoding bifunctional riboflavin kinase/FAD synthetase, whose protein sequence is MEIIKLSTTNWNNVGPLTLTIGNFDGVHLGHQKLFNIVKSYKDTKSGALTLDPHPQVLFGRDGFQTLLSIENKIELLKEENIDYLFIADFNHDFASLSIDEFIQNLKDLGVVRMVIGRDARFAKNGSGTINDLKVHFDVVVVDDVIGSNHRISTSMIKELLLKGELHSANELLGYEYFIDGYVEHGNKVGKTLGFPTANIQYKDSFLPKNGVYLVKFFIDSKMHFGICNIGNNPTVNYSKTRKMEVYILDYDKIIYDKIVRVSFVERIRDEMKFNSKEELIDEMHNDEIISRNLIKSIKI
- a CDS encoding nitroreductase family protein, with protein sequence MDFKEIKRKSIRVYDDKIKINKDEMKEILNEAAKAPSSVNMQPWRVAIVESKEGKELLRPLIRFNTRQNDTSAAMLVIFGDMKCYEYADEIYNKAVNEGKMDKEVSERQLATIVPYYKNFTRQKMNDVVKIDASLFAMQLMLVAKEYGYDTCPIGGFEEDKIADALGYDSNRYVPVLIVSIGKAIETGYDSVRLEAEKFSKWI